The proteins below are encoded in one region of Anaerosporomusa subterranea:
- the serS gene encoding serine--tRNA ligase, with protein MLDLKFVRDNTEKVQTALKNRGGSISLDAFLSLEKERRDLLMEVEGLKSLRNTVTQEISRMKKAGENADAKIAEMRGVGDKISALDARLKEVEEQLSSILMTLPNLPDESVPVGKDEHDNVEMRRWGTPRNFDFQPLPHWEIGEKLGILDFERAAKVTGARFTFYKGLGARLERALINFFLDVHTREHGYTEILPPYIANRETMTGTGQLPKFAEDMFKLEGLDYYLIPTAEVPVTNLHRQEILDGASLPIYYSAYSACFRAEAGSAGRDTRGLIRQHQFNKVELVKFSQPETSFDELEKMTANAERVLQLLGLPYRTILLCTGDMGFSSAKTYDIEVWLPSFDAYREISSCSNCVDFQARRADIRFRRDTKAKPEYAHTLNGSGVAIGRAFSAILENYQQPDGSVVVPEVLRPFMGVDVIR; from the coding sequence ATGCTTGATTTAAAATTTGTCCGTGATAATACCGAAAAGGTACAGACAGCGCTGAAAAATCGCGGCGGCTCAATCAGTTTGGATGCGTTTCTGTCTCTGGAGAAAGAACGCCGTGATCTGCTCATGGAAGTGGAAGGTTTGAAGAGCCTGCGCAATACTGTGACACAGGAAATCAGCCGCATGAAAAAGGCTGGAGAAAACGCTGACGCCAAAATCGCCGAGATGCGCGGTGTAGGCGACAAAATCAGCGCCCTTGACGCTAGGTTAAAAGAAGTGGAAGAGCAGCTTTCCTCAATTCTGATGACTTTGCCTAATCTGCCGGACGAGAGCGTACCAGTCGGCAAAGATGAACATGACAATGTAGAGATGCGCCGCTGGGGCACGCCAAGAAACTTTGATTTTCAGCCACTGCCTCACTGGGAAATTGGCGAGAAACTCGGCATCCTCGATTTTGAGCGGGCAGCCAAGGTGACCGGTGCCCGATTTACGTTCTACAAAGGGTTGGGCGCACGGCTGGAGCGCGCGCTAATTAACTTCTTTCTTGATGTACATACCCGGGAACATGGTTACACGGAGATTCTGCCACCCTATATTGCTAACCGCGAGACGATGACCGGCACTGGCCAACTGCCGAAGTTCGCGGAAGATATGTTTAAGCTTGAAGGTCTGGATTATTATCTCATTCCCACCGCCGAAGTGCCTGTGACCAATCTGCATCGTCAGGAAATCCTCGACGGTGCTAGTTTGCCGATTTACTACAGTGCCTATAGCGCTTGCTTCCGGGCGGAGGCAGGGTCTGCTGGACGCGATACTCGTGGCTTGATCCGTCAACATCAGTTCAATAAGGTTGAGCTCGTCAAATTCAGCCAGCCGGAAACATCATTTGATGAGTTGGAGAAGATGACTGCCAACGCTGAACGTGTGCTCCAGCTCCTCGGACTTCCCTACCGGACTATTCTCTTATGTACCGGTGATATGGGATTCTCCTCTGCAAAGACCTATGATATCGAGGTTTGGCTGCCTAGTTTTGATGCCTACCGGGAAATTTCATCTTGTTCAAACTGTGTCGACTTCCAAGCGCGCCGCGCTGACATCCGCTTCCGACGCGACACCAAGGCCAAGCCTGAGTATGCCCACACTCTTAATGGCTCTGGCGTTGCTATCGGTCGGGCGTTTTCGGCGATCCTTGAGAACTACCAGCAACCTGACGGTTCAGTGGTAGTGCCGGAAGTGCTAAGACCGTTTATGGGAGTGGACGTTATCCGTTGA